In the genome of Paenibacillus sp. FSL R5-0766, one region contains:
- a CDS encoding GNAT family N-acetyltransferase: MNAGRKQETYAIRNIQRDEADIYWPLRLEALKTHPEAFGASFELSIQLPMSEVQERIHNEPDDYILGAYTEEGTLAGMMGFKREHGLKLRHKGMIWGVYVAPPYRGSGLASRLLREVLDRGRHLEGIKQINLSVVTTNESARSLYERYGFEVYGIERNALEVNGQGYDEAHMHYFYTEHSTLNEDTSTGGVRDDRSS; encoded by the coding sequence ATGAATGCAGGCCGAAAGCAAGAGACCTATGCCATTCGCAATATTCAGCGGGATGAAGCAGACATTTACTGGCCTTTGCGACTGGAAGCACTGAAAACACATCCTGAAGCCTTCGGGGCTTCGTTTGAGTTGTCCATTCAACTCCCCATGAGTGAAGTGCAGGAGCGCATACATAATGAACCGGATGATTATATTCTGGGAGCATACACAGAAGAAGGAACCTTGGCGGGAATGATGGGTTTCAAAAGGGAACATGGCCTAAAGCTCAGGCACAAAGGTATGATCTGGGGCGTCTATGTAGCTCCGCCATATCGGGGAAGTGGGCTGGCTTCACGTTTGCTCCGCGAGGTGCTGGATCGGGGAAGACATCTGGAAGGTATCAAGCAGATTAATCTGAGTGTAGTGACAACCAATGAATCAGCCCGAAGTTTATACGAGAGATATGGATTTGAAGTTTATGGCATCGAGCGTAACGCATTGGAAGTCAACGGTCAGGGATATGATGAGGCGCATATGCATTACTTTTATACGGAGCATTCAACATTGAATGAAGATACCAGCACAGGAGGAGTCCGAGATGACAGATCAAGTTGA
- a CDS encoding serine/threonine-protein kinase yields the protein MTDQVELEIDGISFVLKESHSFDWLQPLGTVFRVFDQQDSGNLSFGIVQKDGKRLFIKYAGAHTIHANHTGSSPEAIRNLKSSVSVYEDLAHDTLIRLTDHFATDEGYACVFDWVDGECLHSHWYFPPPAKYEDPRSPYHRFRQLSVQTRIRAMEQILNFHIEVERRGYVAVDLYDGSLIYDFDRNFMKICDIDLYRKGSFTNTMGRMWGSSRFMSPEEFELGAPIDAVTNVFNMGATAFALLGGEKDRSYARWDAGEALYQVVIRAVSDERSQRYATIAELGEAWKKTALQGQ from the coding sequence ATGACAGATCAAGTTGAACTTGAGATCGATGGTATTTCCTTTGTTTTAAAAGAGTCTCATTCTTTCGATTGGTTACAGCCATTGGGTACGGTCTTTCGCGTATTCGATCAGCAGGATTCAGGGAATCTCTCCTTCGGTATTGTGCAAAAGGATGGAAAGCGATTGTTCATTAAATATGCGGGAGCGCATACGATTCATGCGAATCATACGGGAAGTTCCCCGGAAGCCATTCGTAATCTGAAATCATCTGTTTCCGTCTACGAGGATCTGGCACATGACACGTTGATTCGACTAACGGATCATTTTGCAACGGATGAGGGGTATGCCTGTGTATTCGATTGGGTGGATGGGGAGTGTCTGCACTCCCACTGGTATTTCCCGCCTCCTGCTAAATATGAAGATCCGCGTTCGCCATACCATCGGTTCAGACAGCTTTCGGTGCAGACACGCATTCGAGCGATGGAGCAGATTCTGAATTTTCATATCGAGGTGGAACGGAGAGGTTATGTGGCTGTTGATTTGTATGATGGCAGTCTGATCTATGATTTTGACAGAAACTTTATGAAAATTTGTGATATCGATTTGTATCGGAAGGGCTCTTTTACCAATACCATGGGGCGTATGTGGGGATCTTCCCGCTTTATGTCACCCGAAGAGTTTGAGCTAGGCGCACCCATAGATGCGGTTACCAATGTATTCAATATGGGGGCAACGGCGTTTGCGTTGCTTGGCGGGGAGAAAGATCGTTCCTATGCCAGATGGGATGCTGGAGAAGCGTTGTATCAGGTTGTGATACGTGCAGTGAGCGACGAGCGGTCCCAGCGGTACGCAACGATTGCGGAACTCGGTGAGGCATGGAAAAAAACTGCTTTGCAAGGTCAATGA
- a CDS encoding GNAT family N-acetyltransferase — translation MEMLKIQANTLYTINEQQRLLSINEQGGGQAPALFIGMTSAGSLIYYHEQLPPDLMDELSKDCELPLDIPKLIRKVETFEPVNRVWMGPAYAFPEISHEWNQKVQLIGQEQRYLLAEHFPELTDHLHEKSPVAAYVIGDSAVAVCCSARVSLHGAEASLYTTPGYRGHGYAAETVKCWQYYVKERGCMPIYSTSWDNLASQHVARKLGLIQFGVDFSITTVDLRKDCDV, via the coding sequence ATGGAAATGTTGAAAATACAAGCCAATACTTTATATACAATCAATGAGCAGCAGCGTCTATTAAGCATTAACGAGCAGGGTGGTGGGCAGGCTCCAGCCCTTTTTATCGGCATGACTTCTGCCGGTTCACTGATCTATTACCATGAGCAGTTACCGCCGGATCTAATGGATGAGTTGAGTAAGGATTGCGAGCTTCCATTGGATATTCCGAAACTGATTCGGAAGGTGGAAACCTTTGAGCCGGTTAACCGTGTGTGGATGGGACCCGCCTATGCTTTTCCTGAGATATCTCACGAGTGGAATCAGAAGGTTCAGTTGATTGGTCAGGAGCAGCGTTATTTGTTGGCAGAGCATTTCCCTGAACTAACAGATCACTTGCATGAAAAAAGCCCTGTTGCCGCTTATGTTATTGGTGATTCTGCTGTGGCAGTGTGCTGCTCTGCAAGGGTTTCCCTTCATGGTGCAGAGGCGAGCCTGTATACGACACCCGGTTATAGAGGACATGGATATGCAGCGGAAACGGTAAAGTGCTGGCAGTATTATGTCAAGGAGCGTGGATGCATGCCAATCTACAGTACATCTTGGGATAATCTCGCTTCACAGCATGTTGCCCGTAAACTCGGATTAATCCAGTTCGGTGTGGATTTCAGTATCACAACTGTGGATTTGAGGAAGGACTGTGATGTCTGA
- a CDS encoding GNAT family N-acetyltransferase, producing the protein MIRTFVQKDLQYVIEAHIRIYRNEYNYDHSFAEFITHAVNSFGLKGNHSREMLWIVELDQTASSSIGLTQVNENTAQLRWFLIEPEARGAGWGVKLIEQAILFAKEKDYTSVILWTNESLIGARRLYQSVGFEVKEVRKQMLSGQELTEEQWELVL; encoded by the coding sequence ATGATCCGCACTTTCGTACAAAAGGATCTGCAGTATGTCATTGAAGCACATATCCGAATCTATCGAAACGAGTATAATTATGATCATAGCTTTGCTGAATTTATCACCCATGCGGTGAATTCGTTTGGACTTAAAGGCAATCATTCGAGGGAGATGTTATGGATTGTTGAGTTAGATCAGACAGCTTCCAGCTCCATAGGACTTACTCAGGTGAATGAAAATACGGCTCAACTTCGCTGGTTTCTGATCGAACCGGAAGCACGTGGTGCAGGATGGGGCGTGAAGCTTATCGAACAGGCCATTCTTTTTGCAAAAGAAAAGGACTACACATCCGTGATCCTGTGGACCAATGAGTCTTTGATCGGCGCGCGTAGATTATATCAATCTGTGGGCTTTGAAGTGAAGGAAGTCCGCAAGCAGATGTTGTCAGGTCAGGAGCTTACCGAAGAACAATGGGAACTTGTTCTGTAG
- the murI gene encoding glutamate racemase: MTKKIAFFDSGIGGLTVLHQALQQFPEEKFLYYADTLHVPYGTKSADEVRGHIFDCVEAIVQEDVQAIVIACNTATSLAVKDLRAKYDIPIIGMEPAVKPAVEMNRDSGKRVLVFATALTLSQTKYNELVSRVDDHHSVDSIALPELVEWCEQLDFDPGKIADYFRFKLADLDLHGYGTVVLGCTHYPFYTSILRTVLPDHIQIIDGSTGTVNHLKQRLGLVAQHGDRTGEQVTFLSSSGRPEEQEKMYSALQYLEMNTK, translated from the coding sequence TTGACTAAGAAAATTGCTTTTTTTGATTCAGGCATCGGTGGTTTAACCGTTTTGCATCAGGCATTACAACAGTTTCCGGAAGAAAAATTCTTGTATTATGCGGATACCTTGCATGTCCCTTATGGAACCAAATCTGCGGATGAGGTTAGAGGACATATTTTTGATTGTGTGGAAGCTATCGTTCAGGAGGATGTCCAGGCAATCGTGATTGCTTGTAATACAGCAACAAGTCTGGCTGTGAAGGATCTGCGCGCCAAGTACGATATCCCGATCATTGGCATGGAGCCTGCTGTGAAACCGGCCGTGGAGATGAATCGTGATAGTGGAAAGAGAGTGCTTGTATTTGCTACGGCCCTCACCTTGAGCCAAACCAAGTATAACGAACTGGTATCACGTGTTGATGATCACCACAGTGTGGATTCCATTGCGCTGCCGGAACTTGTGGAGTGGTGTGAACAGCTGGATTTTGATCCGGGCAAAATCGCTGATTATTTCCGGTTCAAGCTGGCAGATCTCGATCTTCATGGGTATGGCACAGTGGTGCTTGGTTGCACGCATTATCCATTCTATACGTCCATTCTGCGCACGGTTCTGCCCGATCATATACAGATTATTGATGGCAGTACAGGTACGGTGAACCATCTGAAGCAGCGGCTTGGACTGGTGGCTCAACATGGAGACAGAACAGGGGAACAGGTCACTTTCCTCAGTTCATCAGGCCGACCGGAAGAGCAGGAGAAGATGTACAGTGCACTTCAATATCTTGAGATGAACACCAAGTAG
- a CDS encoding histidine phosphatase family protein, with protein MQSIYLIRHAKATGQEPRAELTDEGIRQAEKLADILAHHSISYIVSSPWKRAVQTAMPLGIATLQHIHTDERLQERILSSLDLPNWMDVLKRTYDDVDWVEEGGESSRNAAARGLALLEELWSRPEQHGAAVTHGNLLSLLIREYEPSFGYEEWTKLSNPDVYVLERQRPDTGLLTIRRIWTD; from the coding sequence ATGCAGTCCATTTATCTTATCCGTCACGCCAAGGCCACAGGGCAGGAACCCCGTGCAGAGCTTACAGATGAAGGGATCAGGCAGGCTGAAAAACTTGCAGATATCTTGGCTCATCATTCCATATCGTATATTGTCTCCAGTCCATGGAAAAGGGCCGTTCAGACGGCTATGCCACTGGGTATAGCAACGCTGCAACATATACATACGGATGAACGTCTCCAGGAGAGGATACTTAGCTCTCTTGATCTGCCTAACTGGATGGATGTACTGAAACGTACATATGATGATGTGGATTGGGTGGAAGAAGGCGGGGAATCTTCTAGAAACGCGGCTGCAAGGGGGCTTGCACTACTGGAAGAGTTGTGGAGCAGACCAGAGCAGCACGGGGCCGCGGTTACACATGGGAACTTGTTATCACTGCTTATTCGTGAGTATGAACCATCCTTTGGTTATGAAGAGTGGACCAAACTGTCTAACCCGGATGTGTATGTGCTGGAGAGACAACGACCAGATACAGGACTGCTCACCATTCGCAGAATATGGACTGATTGA
- a CDS encoding DUF423 domain-containing protein: MQTLIILGSIMMFLAVALGAFGAHALKRKLSADMIKIYETGVQYHLIHGLGIILIGLLADGLESSSLVMLAGWLMFAGIILFSGSLYVLSVTGVRKLGAVTPLGGVAFLAGWVMIMIAAL, encoded by the coding sequence TTGCAAACCCTGATTATACTCGGCAGTATTATGATGTTCCTGGCTGTTGCTTTGGGTGCTTTTGGCGCACACGCGCTCAAGCGTAAACTATCCGCTGACATGATCAAAATCTATGAAACCGGTGTTCAATATCACCTCATCCACGGACTTGGCATCATCCTGATCGGACTGCTGGCAGACGGTCTTGAATCCTCTTCACTCGTCATGCTTGCCGGGTGGCTGATGTTCGCCGGAATCATCCTGTTCTCTGGCAGCCTGTACGTTTTAAGTGTAACGGGTGTTCGCAAATTGGGAGCCGTTACCCCACTTGGCGGAGTCGCATTTTTGGCTGGATGGGTTATGATCATGATTGCCGCATTGTAA
- the coaA gene encoding type I pantothenate kinase: MNLYSPYIEFNRKEWAELKEHQTTLPLTEAELEQLKGLNEEVSIQEVEDIYLPLTHFIDLYARVSRELNQLTASFMKKEALPTPYIIGIGGSVAVGKSTAARLLQALLARGKNSPKVDLVTTDGFLYPNAVLQEKGIMNRKGFPESYDIKSLIQFMGDVKSGKPEVKAPVYSHLAYDVIQGEEKQICQPDILIIEGINVLQIKKETPLLVSDFFDFSIYIDAEEEHIRHWYVERFKLLRNTAFQNTDSFFHQRFANIDEEETVRTANQIWQDINAKNLHENILPTKGRARLILKKEADHSIGQIQLRKL; encoded by the coding sequence ATGAATTTATACTCTCCTTACATCGAGTTTAACCGCAAGGAATGGGCTGAACTTAAAGAACATCAGACCACTCTTCCACTGACGGAAGCCGAATTAGAACAGTTAAAGGGATTGAATGAAGAGGTATCGATTCAAGAAGTCGAAGATATATATTTGCCTCTTACCCACTTTATTGACCTATATGCAAGAGTTTCACGAGAGCTGAATCAACTAACGGCCTCCTTTATGAAAAAAGAAGCCCTCCCCACCCCCTACATCATTGGAATCGGGGGAAGTGTTGCCGTGGGCAAAAGTACAGCAGCCCGCTTGCTACAGGCACTGCTCGCCAGAGGTAAGAATAGCCCGAAGGTTGACCTTGTCACAACCGACGGTTTCTTATATCCCAATGCGGTGCTGCAAGAGAAGGGCATCATGAACCGCAAGGGATTCCCGGAAAGTTATGATATCAAATCCCTGATTCAGTTCATGGGTGATGTGAAATCAGGCAAGCCCGAAGTGAAAGCACCCGTCTACTCTCACCTCGCCTACGATGTCATTCAAGGGGAAGAGAAGCAGATCTGTCAACCGGATATTCTCATTATTGAAGGTATCAATGTACTTCAGATCAAAAAGGAAACGCCTTTGCTGGTTAGTGATTTCTTCGATTTTTCCATCTACATTGATGCGGAAGAAGAGCATATACGACACTGGTACGTTGAGCGTTTCAAGCTACTCCGCAATACAGCGTTCCAGAACACGGATTCCTTTTTCCATCAACGATTCGCCAATATCGATGAAGAAGAAACCGTGCGTACGGCCAACCAGATCTGGCAAGATATCAATGCCAAAAACCTGCATGAAAACATTTTGCCAACCAAAGGGCGTGCCAGACTGATTCTGAAAAAGGAAGCCGATCACTCCATTGGGCAGATTCAATTGCGCAAACTGTAG
- a CDS encoding DUF3891 family protein, giving the protein MIVYEREHDFVLTAQHEHGLVAGEMASHWKNELLADAAHRDELILAAKEHDRGWIELDSSPFWNDYSQSPYSFRDFPLRPRFVFYHKGIEEVRQKNLYAGLLCSLMYTELFQKNLGANAQDDDDIRDYLQQEHERQLDWEKQLGGNAEALKQRLQSDVEIMLFCDQLSLFLCMEEPGTPAARYDFFAEGLSCTFDACSRQPIQAEWLSNEKVGLSFFPFDEDFTIVLPYKSVPKASIRKFGMQQAYRRAEWKERRVLITELK; this is encoded by the coding sequence ATGATCGTATATGAGAGAGAGCATGATTTTGTTTTGACCGCACAGCATGAGCATGGATTAGTAGCCGGAGAGATGGCTTCTCACTGGAAAAATGAATTATTAGCCGATGCTGCGCATCGGGATGAATTGATTCTAGCGGCCAAAGAACATGACCGTGGCTGGATTGAACTGGATTCATCTCCGTTCTGGAATGATTACAGTCAATCGCCGTATTCGTTTCGTGACTTTCCATTACGTCCGCGTTTTGTATTCTACCATAAAGGGATTGAAGAAGTTCGTCAGAAAAACCTCTACGCCGGATTATTGTGTAGCTTGATGTACACGGAGCTATTTCAGAAAAATCTGGGGGCCAATGCTCAGGATGATGATGACATTCGAGATTATCTGCAACAAGAACACGAACGTCAGCTGGATTGGGAGAAACAGCTTGGTGGTAATGCTGAAGCACTGAAACAGAGGCTGCAAAGTGATGTGGAGATTATGCTTTTCTGTGATCAGCTCAGTCTGTTTCTATGTATGGAGGAACCTGGAACACCTGCTGCGCGTTATGATTTTTTTGCAGAAGGGCTCAGTTGTACGTTTGATGCCTGTTCCAGACAGCCGATTCAGGCAGAGTGGTTATCTAATGAAAAGGTAGGTCTGTCTTTTTTTCCGTTTGATGAGGACTTTACGATCGTTTTACCATATAAATCGGTACCAAAGGCAAGTATCCGCAAATTTGGTATGCAACAGGCTTATCGCCGGGCTGAATGGAAGGAACGCCGGGTGTTGATTACGGAATTGAAATGA
- a CDS encoding 8-oxo-dGTP diphosphatase, whose product MDTRIEILTMCMVWDKMNDQVLLMNRPDRKGFPGYIAPGGKVDFPESIVDGAVREVLEETGLVVNEITYKGLDEFCDPEQGLRYMVFNYLATSFEGQLLQDPPEGELLWVPMKRVFELPMQDWFAERFPRFFQKGTFERSVIWEKSSGRTLQETFMMYSDSVLEQSGTK is encoded by the coding sequence ATGGATACTAGAATAGAGATTTTAACGATGTGTATGGTATGGGACAAAATGAATGATCAGGTGTTGTTAATGAATCGGCCGGATCGCAAAGGATTTCCGGGATACATCGCTCCTGGGGGGAAGGTAGACTTTCCGGAGAGTATCGTGGATGGTGCCGTGCGGGAGGTTCTGGAGGAGACGGGGCTAGTAGTCAATGAGATTACGTATAAAGGGCTTGATGAGTTTTGTGATCCCGAACAAGGATTGCGGTACATGGTATTTAACTATTTGGCGACTTCATTCGAGGGTCAGTTATTGCAAGATCCGCCCGAAGGCGAACTGTTATGGGTGCCTATGAAGCGGGTTTTTGAGCTGCCTATGCAGGATTGGTTTGCTGAACGTTTCCCGCGTTTTTTTCAAAAAGGTACTTTTGAGCGGAGTGTGATCTGGGAGAAGTCATCCGGACGTACACTGCAAGAGACATTTATGATGTATAGCGATTCGGTACTTGAACAGAGTGGGACCAAATAA
- a CDS encoding GNAT family N-acetyltransferase, translating to MKLSFRILDWEEERPYELLLMADPSKAIVDEYLSRGVCFIAEYEGEMVGEFVLLKTRPETAEIVNIAVQEELQGQGVGKHMIKEAMEAARRLGCRILEIGTGNSSFHQLKLYQRCGFRIIGVDRDFFVRHYEEEIIEDGIRCVDMIRMAIDLDAVTEDEKK from the coding sequence ATGAAATTGTCGTTCCGGATTTTGGACTGGGAAGAAGAGAGACCCTACGAACTTTTATTGATGGCTGATCCTTCAAAGGCAATTGTGGATGAGTACCTGAGTCGGGGTGTTTGTTTTATTGCCGAGTATGAAGGAGAGATGGTTGGGGAGTTCGTATTGTTGAAGACTCGTCCAGAGACTGCGGAGATTGTTAATATTGCCGTACAGGAAGAACTGCAGGGACAAGGCGTAGGCAAACACATGATTAAGGAAGCGATGGAAGCTGCACGTAGATTGGGCTGCCGGATTCTCGAGATCGGGACGGGCAACTCCAGCTTTCATCAATTGAAGTTATACCAACGTTGCGGTTTTCGCATTATCGGGGTTGATCGTGACTTCTTTGTGAGGCATTATGAGGAAGAGATTATAGAGGACGGTATCCGCTGTGTGGATATGATCCGTATGGCCATAGATCTGGATGCTGTTACAGAGGATGAAAAGAAATAG